From the Dryobates pubescens isolate bDryPub1 chromosome 29, bDryPub1.pri, whole genome shotgun sequence genome, one window contains:
- the ADGRD2 gene encoding adhesion G-protein coupled receptor D2, translating to MFRRDLRPDSWFFSFLVSSLSRSLFTYAALAKNQTFKGFAPVTIETSRHVYEYVATALDWWHADRYCEQRFAQLFSEPQDSEQASFSALLQSYHIRGSVWLRERDGVLHKSKWRRNHIVPVLVFGDKTDTKYAKVLSDFPALPAVTACAHLQWDTRTQEIATIFSYAVPAFINEFQLRGFVDEEGFVRFALIVHEHHSPYLPVFRADGEWHHFCVTWQQENGTWAIYADGKRRASASGLCAMEPSAPQAIYGQGTFIIGQDQDSLGGTFREKESFSGNITDLHIWQKVLSAEQIEKVRSCWVVEQDLVFEWSSNALEVESSIQEVTAQFLCPGPVEECQVFEVGSSGFSYMSCLQSLPFICGYRKDAYWQLQKAQLESSHSLVGHVNMLAERTMIPENVFTSDVQDMNLSVALGALDVLATVLREGQRPVLESSDLLVVLQILKQASDVEVQEGEELEMLEQLGHYYMEVTELILEEQNIKMWSSVSQVIGGPMAVVELCDRMLSHLAPLLTSGRTKITIQHGNVGVELRKLELNTEELSSEAYLVQSPEKGMHDVIEVPAEEMQRLKARGLQRVMVKNMWFGYTSLQHCLSSAGISADSQDMAASDSGQKYLTTAVGTAVISSSLLSDYQEISTSVRYHLEHRVQDLPNKLLGPICAFWNFSLSPDAGGMWSTAGCSMVTSLPDSTACFCNHTTNFAVLLQVYEMQRTAKEEVTLQTLTFIGCGVSFCALIVTFILFLTVGVPKNERITVHKNLIFALAAAEALLMFSELAKTNQVMCFMVTTFLHLFFMAAFSWMLVEGLLLWSKVVAVNMSEDRRMKFYYATGWGLPVVIVGVTLATSFNKYVADNHCWLNVQTNVIWAFVGPVLFILAVNTFVLCRVVMVTVSSARRRSKMLTPNSSLEKQIGVQIWATAKPILVLLPVLGLTWVCGVLVHLSIFWAYVFIMLNSLQGLYIFLVYAVCNSEVRNAIQRMKDKKKALSFTNCSHPINYLSSPRNTTSWETGKLRPSAAESALSSTVQKDPPVKNITNRGNFGGKIPMGISSIMSPERPAVELTAFKSSGF from the exons ATGTTTAGGAGAGACTTGAGACCTGATTCTTGGTTCTTCAGCTTTCTG gtcagtagTCTGTCCAGGAGTCTCTTTACCTATGCAGCCCTTGCCAAGAATCAGACTTTTAAAG GTTTTGCTCCTGTCACAATTGAGACCTCAAGACATGTGTATGAATATGTGGCCACTGCTTTGGACTGGTGGCACGCAGACAGGTACTGTGAACAACGCTTTGCTCAGTTGTTTTCTGAACCCCAGGACAGTGAGCAAGCTTCCTTCAGTGCACTGCTGCAGTCCTACCACATCAGAGGTTCTGTCTGGCTAAGAGAAAGGGATGGTGTCCTGCACAAGTCAAAATGGAGAC GGAATCACATTGTGCCAGTATTGGTATTTGGAGACAAAACAGACACAAAATATGCAAAGGTGCTCTCTGacttcccagcactgcctgctgtcacagcctgtgcccacctCCAATGGGACACCAGGACCCAGGAGATTGCTACCATCTTCTCCTATGCTGTACCAGCTTTCATTAATGAGTTCCAGCTCCGTGGATTTGTTGATGAGGAAGGCTTTGTTCGATTTGCTCTCATAGTCCACGAGCACCATTCCCCATACCTGCCTGTGTTCCGTGCTGATGGAGAGTGGCATCACTTCTGCGTGACCTGGCAGCAGGAAAATGGGACCTGGGCCATCTATGCCGATGGTAAAAGGAGGGCATCTGCCAGTGGTTTGTGTGCTATGgagccctctgccccccaggccATCTATGGCCAGGGGACATTCATAATTGGCCAAGATCAAGATTCCCTGGGGGGCACCTTCAGAGAGAAAGAGTCCTTCAGTGGGAACATCACTGACTTGCACATCTGGCAGAAAGTCCTcagtgcagagcagattgagaagGTTCGGTCATGCTGGGTGGTAGAGCAAGACCTTGTATTTGAGTGGAGCTCAAACGCTTTGGAGGTTGAAAGTTCCATTCAGGAAGTGACAGCACAGTTTCTCTGCCCAG GACCTGTTGAGGAATGCCAAGTTTTTGAAGTTGGCAGCAGTGGATTCAGTTACATGTCTTGCTTGCAGTCTTTGCCTTTTATCTGTGGCTACAGAAAGG ATGCGTACTGGCAATTGCAAAAAGCTCAGCTGGAATCCAGTCACTCACTTGTTGGCCATGTGAACATGCTTGCAGAGAGGACTATG ATTCCTGAGAATGTTTTCACAAGTGATGTCCAAGACATGAACCTCTCTGTTGCTCTTGGTGCTCTTGATGTATTGGCAACTGTTCTGAGGGAAGGACAGAGACCTGTGCTGGAGTCATCTGACCTCCTTGTGGTGCTTCAAATACTGAAGCAAGCTTCTGATGTGGAAGtccaggagggagaggagctggagatgTTGGAGCAGTTGGGTCATTATTACATGGAAGTGACTGAGTTAATCTTGGAAGAGCAGAATATTAAAATGTGGTCATCAGTTAGCCAG GTTATTGGCGGGCCCATGGCTGTGGTTGAGCTCTGTGACAGAATGCTGTCACACTTAGCCCCGCTGCTGACTTCAGGGAGGACAAAGATCACAATCCAGCATGGGAATGTTG GGGTAGAGCTCAGGAAGCTAGAGCTGaacacagaggagctgagcagtgaGGCATACCTGGTCCAGAGCCCTGAGAAAGGAATGCATGATGTCATTGAAGTTCCTGCAGAAGaaatgcaaagactgaaagccaGAG GTCTCCAAAGAGTCATGGTGAAGAACATGTGGTTTGGCtacacctccctgcagcactgcctgtccAGTGCTGGCATCAGTGCTGACTCCCAGGACATGGCTGCTTCTGACAGTGGACAGAA GTACCTGACCACCGCAGTGGGCACTGCTGTGATCTCatcctctctgctcagtgacTACCAGGAGATCAGCACGTCTGTGCGCTACCACCTGGAGCACCGTGTCCAG gaccTGCCCAATAAGCTGCTGGGGCCCATCTGTGCCTTCTGGAACTTCAGCCTCAG CCCAGATGCTGGTGGGATGTGGTCCACAGCTGGCTGCTCTATGGTGACATCTCTCCCAGACTCCACTGCCTGTTTTTGCAACCACACCACAAAttttgctgtcctgctgcaggtgtATGAGATGCAG aggactgCCAAGGAGGAGGTCACACTGCAGACTTTGACTTTTATTGgatgtggagtttccttctgtgCCTTGATAGTCACCTTCATTTTATTCTTGACAGTTGG TGTCCCCAAGAATGAACGAATCACTGTGCACAAGAACCTGATCTTTGCAttagctgcagcagaagctttgctcatgttcagtgaattggccaagaCCAACCAG gtGATGTGTTTCATGGTCACTACTTTCCTTCATCTCTTCTTCATGGCAGCCTTTTCATGGATGCTGGTAGAGGGACTTCTCCTGTGGAGCAAAGTGGTAGCAGTTAACATGAGTGAAGATAGGAGAATGAAGTTCTACTATGCAACAGGCTGGG GCCTTCCAGTTGTTATCGTGGGTGTGACTCTTGCAACTTCCTTTAACAAGTATGTGGCAGACAACCATTGCTGGCTGAATGTTCAGACCAACGTCATCTGGGCCTTTGTTGGTCCTGTGCTCTTCATCCTGGCC GTGAACACCTTCGTACTGTGCCGGGTGGTGATGGTGACTGTGTCCAGTGCTCGCAGGAGATCAAAGATGCTGACAcccaacagcagcctggagaaacaGATTGGAGTACAGATATG ggccacagccaagcctatcctggtgctgctgccagtgctggggctgacaTGGGTGTGTGGGGTCCTTGTCCACCTCAGCATCTTTTGGGCCTATGTCTTCATCatgctgaactctctccag GGCCTGTACATATTCCTGGTCTATGCAGTCTGTAACAGTGAG GTAAGGAATGCCATCCAGAGGATGAAGGACAAGAAGAAAGCACTCTCTTTCACA AACTGCTCACATCCCATCAACTACTTATCAAGTCCAAGAAACACAACCTCCTGGGAGACAGGGAAACTGAGGCCTTCTGCAGCTGAGAGTGCTTTGTCAAGCACTGTGCAGAAAGACCCTCCAGT